The nucleotide sequence CCGTTTCTAGGGTCTCTTTGATGAACATGCCAAAACCGAGCCCAACTACCGAAACCTTGAGAAACGAGTGAATGGCCTTGTGGCAGTATGCCTTGAACGGATTGTTGAAAAACAGGGTAAACCCGAAACCGAGCAGTAGGGCGGTTGGACTATTGACCCACCCACTAAAAACGATAAGGGCCATTAGGAGAAACGTAATTTTCGCGATTCTATCTTTCATATCATTTTTCTTTTACGATACAAAAGTAGGGTCAGCAAATTACTTTTAAGCAATTTAAAATACTATGTGAAATAACTAAAAGTTATAATTGCTTCGGGCGAACTTTTCAAAATAGTCCATTACCTGAGACTGGTAACCGGTTCTGGAAACAAAGTAGAACCAGCGTTCTATGGTAAGGTTTTTAATATCTATGATCTTAAGTTTGTTGGTGACCAGGTCTTCGTGAATGGCGCTAATGGAAAGCAAGGCGAAGGCATCGGAGTTGTTGAGGTAGTTTTTTATGGCTTCCGTGCTGTTCAGGGTCACTACATTGTTCAGTTTTTTGATATAGACCGACTTTAAGGCATCATAAATAATCTCTCGTGTTCCCGAACCCATTTCGCGTTCTATGATCGGTAGTTGTTCTAAGGTGTCTACGCTTATGGCACTTTGTTTGATGCCGTTGTTCTTGGCGTTCGTGACAAGTACGATTTCGTCTTTTATAAACTTTTTATAGTGTAGTTTACGATTGGTGTTATTTCCTTCGGTAATCCCAAAATCCAATTGTTGGTTTAAGATATATTCCTCTATTTCTTCAGAGTTGCCGCTTTTAATATCAAAATTGGTACGTGGGTGCTGTGTTCTGAAGCGGGCAATTATTTTGGGAACGATATGATTGACCAAAGTAGTACTGGCGCCAAACTGGATCATTTCGGGGATGTGTTCCTTTTGATAGAGAAATTGATTCTCCATTTCCGCATGTATGTCCAATATTCTATTGGTATACAATAAAAAGGCCTTGCCTTCTTCGGTGAGTTCTATGGAATTCCGCTTGCGAAGAAAAAGGGTGGTTTTGTACTCTTCTTCAATACTGCGAATGGCTTTTGAAACCGCTGGTTGCGATATGAACAATTGTTCAGAGGCCTTTGTAAAGCTCAGATGGTTCGCTGCTGCCTTGAAAATTTGGAATTTTTGCTTCATCAGTCGTTCAAATTTTTGATGCTGTTCTAGTGCGAAAGGCTTTACGTTTCCTTCCTGTCGATGAGCGGAATTAAAACATAAAATTCAGGCCGCTGTAAACCCCTACCGAGAAGGGTCTGAAATCTCCGGAAACATTCGAAAACGTGTTCAATTGGTATTTGAAAACGGGTTCGATGTTCAATCGTATTTTGGGAGTGAATTTATAGTTTACCCCAAAACCCACATTGGTGCTGAAATTGACCGAGTTTACGTTGTTGGCTTCACCGATTTCGGTGGTGAGGTCTCCTGAGGAAAGCGAGATTGAATTGTCGATCAAAAACAACGAACTTACACCGCCCAATAGGTTTAGTCCTAGCTTTCGGTCGATTAGGGCGTACTCTAGCTCTAAGGGCACCTCCAGATACCCGAATTGCTGCGCCATCGACCCGTTGCGTAGACCTCCGGGCTTTTCCGTGAGCCCTGGGGAAGGAGCAAAGGAATTGTCGGAAACCTCATAATTTTTAATGTTGGCAGTCTCGCTTTGTAAGACTACGTTTTTCGAAGTGCCGGAATATGATATGTTTTTCAATAAGTCTGAGGCGACGGCCTGTAGGGTGCCGGAAAATTCCACGCCCTGGGTGTCGTAACCGTAATCGACCTTGTTGACGCCGGAACGGACCCTTAGCTTGTCGTTGACGGCATAGGCTATTGAGAGGCCGTAGCTCATATTGGTGCTGCCCGATTTTGAATTGGAGCTGAAAATGGCGTTTACGGGCGATCCGTTGCCTAAGGCGTCATAGTACACTGGGGCTATATTCGGCCCAAGGGACCAGCGGCTTTCCCCGTCGTTGTTTGCAATTTCCTCTTCAGGGTCGATTTCATCAAAAATGGACTTCTTTTCAGTAATGTCTTCTTGATTTTCGGGGATGTTCGGCGATTCGTCTTCGATAGCATTCTGTACTATGCCTTCGGAGGGTTTAAGACCAATAGGATCTGGATGTTTTTCTTGGTCTTGGTCGATAGGGGATGTTGCCCCTTCTTTTCCATCGTCCGAAGCGTATGTATCCTGACCGGTAGAGGGGCTGCCTGCAAGGGCATTTTCCGCTTCGGGGTTTATTAGGTTATTGTCGCTAGCTTCCTTCTTGGCGTTGTAGGGCTCCTGTGTTTTGTCTTTACTTGGGTTTCCGGCCTCGGTTAGTTCCGAAGGGGCAATTCTATTGGTTTTTGAATTTTTAGAACGATTGGTATTTTCTTTGGGAAGGGTGTTTAACTTGTGTTCTACATCCTGATCATGGGCGGTGTTTTCTACGTCGCCTTCTTCCGAACCGGAATCGTTTTGTGTATGGGTTATCGCATTTTCATTGCTGATGGACGATTCCTGAAAGTCCTTGTCTTCACCTTGTTTTATTCCTTCGGTCTGTTTGTTGTCGTGGGTTTTGGTGTCGGTGATACTGCCTTCGGCATCGGTCGGGGTGGAAAAGAGGTTTATTGCCAGCACTACACCGGTTAAGATGGCTGCCGCTCCACCCAGTTTCCACCAGATGGGAATGACCCTTTTCTTCTTTTTCTTGTTCAAGGAAGCTTCGATGGTATTCCAGACTTTTTTGTCCGGCACTTCGCCGAAGTCTCGAAACTTCTCTTGGAACAGTTCGTCTATATTTTTTTTATTCATTATTCAATGCCTTAGGTACAAGGTTTTTTCTTTTGATGTAATAGTTTTTCATCGGTCAGGTGCATATTTGCAATAGCAAGGGAAGCAACATTCCAATGATGGCTTTATTTTTAGACGTGGCTATTTTTTCTCTAAGTAGGTTGCGGGCACGGGCCAGGTTACTTTTTGATGTGCCTGGCGAGGTACCTAAGAGCTCACTTATTTCTTTATGGGTATATCCGTCGAGGACATAAAGGTTAAATGTTAACCGGTATTTATCCGGCAGTTCTTGTATGTGTTTCAGCAAGGTGTCCAAGCTTAGGCTTTCATAGTCGTTTTCATCGTCCGTATCGATTTTCTCGGCGTATTCCGTCACCAAGGAAAGGGGTTCTTCTTTTCGGTATTTTTGTAAAACGGTATTTACGGTAACGCGCTTAAGCCATCCTTCAAAAGAGCCTTTATTCTTGAATTGGCCGATTTTTTCATAGATGACCATAAAACTGTCATGCAGGTTGTCTTCGGCTTCTGTACGGTTACGCGAATACTTCAGGCAGATACCGAACAATACCCGTGAATAATCACGGTACAATTGTTCCTGTGCCTGTCTGTTTCCTTTTTTACAGTTATGTATGAGTTCTTCAAGACTCAAGGTCGCATCATTTTACAAGGTGTTCTTGGGGTTATACATGCCTTTAAAACCGATTTTATGGGTTTTGTGCAAAGCACATACGGTTCCTTAGGTTAAAGATAATTAAGGTTTCTGGCTTACAGGCACTTCTATTTCTAAAAATTCAGGTTCACCTTGATCATCGTTCCCCTTGTAGAACTTAAAAACATAGGGTTTGTCATAAAGCACTTCAAATTGAAACGAATCTTGAACTTCGTCATCTACCGTATTGCATTTTTCTTTGTCTAAAATAATACCTACTGCCGAGACGGTTCTGATCTGGGTCGAATCGGTAAACGAACGGCTTACGTCAAAACGGTCGACCAAGGTACAATCGTCAGGTCTTAAGATTTTGACATCTATGCTGTATACACGCCCGAGTTCAAAAGTGTCCGGCAAGCTGGCGCCCGTTATTTCCAAGGGGGCGTAC is from Zobellia galactanivorans and encodes:
- a CDS encoding LysR family transcriptional regulator; amino-acid sequence: MKQKFQIFKAAANHLSFTKASEQLFISQPAVSKAIRSIEEEYKTTLFLRKRNSIELTEEGKAFLLYTNRILDIHAEMENQFLYQKEHIPEMIQFGASTTLVNHIVPKIIARFRTQHPRTNFDIKSGNSEEIEEYILNQQLDFGITEGNNTNRKLHYKKFIKDEIVLVTNAKNNGIKQSAISVDTLEQLPIIEREMGSGTREIIYDALKSVYIKKLNNVVTLNSTEAIKNYLNNSDAFALLSISAIHEDLVTNKLKIIDIKNLTIERWFYFVSRTGYQSQVMDYFEKFARSNYNF
- a CDS encoding RNA polymerase sigma factor, with product MSLEELIHNCKKGNRQAQEQLYRDYSRVLFGICLKYSRNRTEAEDNLHDSFMVIYEKIGQFKNKGSFEGWLKRVTVNTVLQKYRKEEPLSLVTEYAEKIDTDDENDYESLSLDTLLKHIQELPDKYRLTFNLYVLDGYTHKEISELLGTSPGTSKSNLARARNLLREKIATSKNKAIIGMLLPLLLQICT